From one Kwoniella shandongensis chromosome 4, complete sequence genomic stretch:
- a CDS encoding thymidylate kinase, producing MSATSSSSSRRGAFIVFEGLDRCGKSTQVDRLVQRLDRDGHKARLQKFPDRTTAIGKMIDAYLQSKAEMDDHAIHLLFAANRWECAAAIRRDLENGITVIADRYAFSGIAFSAAKGLPFEFCLQPDTALPLPDITLYLTLPPAVASQRSAFGVERYETVAIQTAVREQFGLVANEVKKRHGDGKWVEVSAEGSIEEVEERIWGLLEGMISGGVDGRIGELWVQSDESR from the exons ATGTCggcaacatcttcgtcttcgtcacgTCGAGGTGCATTTATAGTATTTGAAGGATTGGATAGATGTGGTAAATCCACTCAAGTCGACAGACTTGTTCAGAGATTAGATCGAGATGGCCACAAAGCTAGATTACAAAAGTTcccag ACCGAACTACGGCAATTGGGAAGATGATAGACGCATATCTCCAATCCAAAGCTGAGATGGACGATCATGcgatccatctcctcttcgcaGCGAACCGATGGGAATGTGC AGCTGCAATTAGACGAGATTTGGAGAATGGCATAACGGTCATTGCGGACAGATATGCTTTTTCAGGAATCGCATTCTCCGCTGCCAAG GGCCTCCCATTTGAGTTCTGTCTACAACCCGACACTGCCCTCCCCTTACCTGACATAACGCTCTATCTCACCCTCCCTCCCGCGGTTGCATCTCAACGATCAGCATTCGGCGTCGAACGCTACGAAACAGTTGCGATCCAAACTGCCGTACGAGAACAGTTCGGGCTCGTAGCgaacgaggtgaagaaaAGACATGGTGATGGGAAGTGGGTCGAAGTTTCAGCAGAAGGGAGCATagaggaggtagaagagAGGATCTGGGGCTTGTTAGAGGGTATGATCAGCGGTGGGGTTGATGGAAGGATAGGGGAGTTGTGGGTGCAATCCGATGAGTCTAGATGA